CATACCACCCCTACAACAATAATATGACAtgtaaaattgctaaaaatatatttattttttccccTCAACTAAGAAAAAGGCCCTCAGGAGATCAAGTTCTTGAAGCTCATTGAGTGAGAACTGATAGAGAGACATGCAATTAGTATACTTAACTTCTTAAAAGACAGAAAAAGTATTGCCGAATCAATCATTTCTATTGATGGAAGCTCACAGTGGTCTTTGAATAGAATCCACTGTTTTATTTCCTATGCTTTCGTTTCCTCTTGCAGAATCATTTGAACTTTGACCCCTTTCGTGCTTTTACTTCGACGTTTTATCTCCTTTAGCTGAGCTTTGAAACATTGAGGGTATCGGTTGATTAATGACGAGAGAATAAACAGCCTGAACCCCTTCACGGCATGGCTTGCTCGGTCCACAACAAAACTACACCAACCGATCAATTTACCGAGACTTATGTCGTAAACAAACGCACAGAATTTGTTCTGAGAAAGCGAAGAAATTACACCATAAGGAGCTTGGTTTACACTGACAAATAACTCTTTTAAGGAGACTTTTTTCTCTACATTTTCCTTAACCTGCCTGGCGCTGCCATGAGCCTCTTCAAACGGGACTTTTTTCTCCCACTCGTCTTTTAGTCCATCGGGATCCGAGGTTGCTATCACTAAATCAACTTCGTCCTCACTGGTCTCCTGACTTAATATGACGGCTCTTTCGTCGATTTTCGCTCTTACATCAGTGTCTTGTGCTTTTAGGACAGCTTCTGTCATCAGCGAGGCCAGAGCTTCTTTCTCATCGGCATCAGATGGACCACTCGGGATGTTCTGTTTAGCTTCCTCTCCGCTTAACTCTGCAATTTTATCTTCAATcgccaattttattttatccaatTCTTGATGGACTTCAACAACTGCAGAGTCATCTTGTGTGATCCCCGCAGCTGAATCAGTAGGTTCTTCCGTGCCACCATCTTTTTCTCTGCTCATAAATGGCAATCTTTTGCGCGCATACCTTcccttcttgttttctttgccgGGAAAACTAGTATCTGAAGCTGTATCCTTTCCATCTTCTGTTGCTGGCTTTGGGCGACTACGGGGGAAGGTCCACGCTTTTGGTAGTCCAGGAAAATATCGccgtttttgctttttcttcttctttttcttttcagcgACACCCTCagtctttctttcttcttcttcttttgttgGCGCCACGCTCTCAGAACTTGACGATGACGACGAGGAGTTATGAGACATATTGGTCGGTCTAGTTGATCTTTAGTCAGTGTTCGTGACTTTGTGAACTAAAAGCGCCTGTCTGAACTGTGTCCTTTATATACAGGATTCGGAAGATGACCTCTGAAGTACTGGGTAGCTTGTTGCGTTTATTAATATAGCCTCTTTTGTCTATTTAGAAAATTAGTGAAACAGAAAACCGTTCTTGATCAAAGTTCAGCTTCGCCTACACGCGCCAATTAGATAAGTTCAAGGTGAATCCCATCAGGGAACTGTTGTAAGGAACCAATGAGGGTTGACTGACATATCAAAAAGGAAAAGTGAAATCTCTGCGGAAACGAAAATAGCTCATCTAGAGCAATACCCAATACATCAATCATCAATTAATAGTGGCATTGCATGCAAAAGGGAGCTGCGAAAGTATTGCAACGAAAATGCTTACCATGCAGCAAAAACACGAGAATAGCCCGGTGGGTGTTCGTTTGTAAACGAGAAAGCCTTATTGGTCATGAATCTAAACAGTCGTCTTGTTTCGTGACAGCCGTGTACTTCGTACCTAAGTACGATTTTCATTAAATAAAGAGGCTCTTTTTTTAAGTGTTTCTCCTTATGAAAGAACAAAGGAGAAATGCATACGTTCTGTCGATGGAGATACTTGGGTCATAGTATCATAGTTTCGCTCAAATTCCGATTTTATGATTTGTACTTGTACTTGTACTTGCACTACTACTTGTCCTTGTACGGGAAAGCTTTTCTCAGTTGCGTTTTGAACAGATAATGAATGGGCAAATGTTTACCGAAAATCCTCACCAAATGAAATACGTCAAATATCACAGAATACCGTTGACATATTTCACTGCGCTGTTTCCTCCTTATATTTCGCAGTTTCCGCTCAGTCAGACAGCACCCCTCTACCCCCTCCCATAAACGAACACTCTTGCCTAATTGTTCTTACAGTAAAGGTATCTCTTTCATGGCGGATTGCCCGATACATGTGACCTGCTTGCCGCGTCGCCTGCAATGAACTTTGATAGCACTATGCTTAAAATCTTTTCCCGTTTAAACGAAAAAATACAAGTTTAATCTTGCGCAAATGATGATTTGCTGAAGGACCTACGTTTTATCAAGCGTTttaactttttctttattaagtCGTCAGTCTCTTATTTGGTCCTCTCTTCGCTTGCGCTACTTATTTGTCTTTCTCGTCTTATTTATCCGTCCTCGCATTTGGagtaacaacaaaaacagcaacgAAAGTAACCTTGGTCGAACGATACAGCGAACTTGTTTGTCGGTCAAGGAATGGTCGTTCCAATTCTAACACTTAAGTTACCGTAATAAATTGGATTTAATGGCACAGCATAATTGAATTGTGTTCAAAGGACTTCGCTGAACAGAGACTTACACTGTCAACAGTCCTCTCTTTTCTCGGTGCACGAGTCGGGTTACACTTGAATAAGACAATGAATGAGAACCCTTTCCgtcattttattaattttgtcattgCTGCCAGCATCCAGCTCACAAAATTTTCCCAGCACTATAattctgttgaagattttattctGTGTGCAATGAAACATCTCAATGATAGATCTCAGTATGGACGGAAAACACTTGAGTCATGATTAGTTCTACTCTACATTGCGTAATGAACAGAATTGCTCACGTA
The Acropora muricata isolate sample 2 chromosome 3, ASM3666990v1, whole genome shotgun sequence genome window above contains:
- the LOC136910420 gene encoding uncharacterized protein — protein: MSHNSSSSSSSSESVAPTKEEEERKTEGVAEKKKKKKKQKRRYFPGLPKAWTFPRSRPKPATEDGKDTASDTSFPGKENKKGRYARKRLPFMSREKDGGTEEPTDSAAGITQDDSAVVEVHQELDKIKLAIEDKIAELSGEEAKQNIPSGPSDADEKEALASLMTEAVLKAQDTDVRAKIDERAVILSQETSEDEVDLVIATSDPDGLKDEWEKKVPFEEAHGSARQVKENVEKKVSLKELFVSVNQAPYGVISSLSQNKFCAFVYDISLGKLIGWCSFVVDRASHAVKGFRLFILSSLINRYPQCFKAQLKEIKRRSKSTKGVKVQMILQEETKA